The Porites lutea chromosome 11, jaPorLute2.1, whole genome shotgun sequence genome contains the following window.
TTCTTTGAACCCTTCCCGATAATTTTCGCAAAAAATCGCAAAGACAACAGGATTTACAGCGCTCGTGGCTTGGCAAAGAAAATAACCAATAAATCGAACTATACCAGGAAATAAACACGGGTCAGGACCTCGAACATAAAACATGAACTGAAATATGTAAACTGGAAAccagaaaattgcaaaaataataaCCACAGTTGCTAACATTTTCAAGACTTTTCTATTCGACTTTTCAATCTCTTGTTGGTTCACACTGCAGCGAAATTTAATGTTATTCCCTCGCCACAGTTCAATCACGATGACTGTATATAGTATCGTTATTACAATGAGCGGACCAGCATACAGAAAACCAAAGTTTATAAAAGTGTAGTCTTTTCTGGCTTTGCTGCTGTTGAACAGTGGTTCCCATACCTCGTGACAGTAGGTTCCATCGTCGCTTCCATTTGTAGTAAAAATCCGATTTGTGTATAGGATTGGCGCTGCATAGAAAAGACCAAAGATCCAGGTTAAGGAGATGAGAACCATTGTGATGCGGAAAGTAATTACTTTACGAAATGGCAGCATAATGGCGAAGAAACGGTCAAATGCAATAGCGGTCAGTGACAAAATAGAAACCGCTATCGACGCTTGCTGGAGAAAAGTAACCAGCTTGCAAACAAGTTGAGCTAGTATTCCTTCTACTAGCATATCATCTCCTGCGTAAATAGAGCGAATAGTGGGCGTCATGACGAATATGGCGATTAAAAGATCGCTTCCCGCCATATTTGCGATCAAGAAATTCGTAGTCGTCCTCATTCGTTGCTTCCTATAAACCACCAAAATAACCAAACTGTTTCCGACGAGTGATACGAGAATTGTCACACAGTAAATAACTGTCTTCCATGCTTTCGTTAAGTCATTATCCGGAATTTGAAGTCTACAAGATATCGAGTTGAGTCTTTCCAGAGTGTTGTTCTCCGTGAAATTGGAATAATTCATGGCGTTACAGTCAATTGCTGACCAGAAATAAATCTTTGCAGCTTGAACGACGAGTTAACTTACGGTGACAACTCAAAATGCAGTTGGAAGTATTGTTAAAAGGTTTTCCCCAGGATTAATCAATGGACTGGACTCTTGCCCTTTTTGCAGACTCATATCACCGATGATGTACTTAAAAACCACCACGATGCCTTTGGCGCGCGAAAAAATCTAGACAGAAAATAACAAGCAGCTAGGTGAAACGCTAGTTTCCAATCTGTAAGGGCTCAAAAGATAACTAAAGTTATCGTTGAGCAAAGAAAGAGCTTGAAGAGAGTACTTTTACCCCAGTTTCAAACAAAAGTGTAGATATCATTGACTCTTTTGCATTTCCTGCGATTTCTATCCACACAGCTGACAGCTTTCTCATTGAGTTCCGCTCCTTAACAGCAGCCAGCTGATGATATTATGAAGAATATTGACAGCGCTAGCGATCCGATGATGGCAAAATTACGCGGTTGTAAATAAACTCTATCCTTATCATGTATATTAAATTTTCCTGCTCTCGATGTTTTAATGTTCTTGAAATATAATACATTTATCTGTTGCACTTGCATAATTAAatctttacaaaaaaagaattttcttcAACGAACCACATTAAGAGTTCCCATCTTACCTGTTAATGCATTTTTTAATGGAGTCTTCATCTATTTACCTAGCCGGCTTCAAGAAATCTCGGAGACGTCAGGGTTATTTTAACTTATTTTGGAACTTGATCGTTGTTAATACTTACACGTCACTTGAATTACATCGCACAAAAAGAACTCTCAAAAGACAAAACATGTGACAGTCGAAGTTACACACACAGAAAAAATAGAATCTTCTCtactgtgtttttattttttgggacTCAACCTGACACTTTGTCAAGTTGATGGAAAATTTCTTTCTGTCACTAATCCCGCCATAAGTCCAAGGTTTTCTCAGTTCAGTAAAAGccctttttaattatttattaggTTCAATCTTGACTTAGAAGACTGAAGTGAATCGTTAGCGACACGAAGATATTTTCCGAGCTCAATTAATAAACTGAAAATGTCAGGTAAAATACATCACAAAGAATTAATTGCGAAGACTAACAAGGGTTACTAACAAAAAGAAGttcaaatgttttttctttgcaaactgactttcttttatGATAACATATTAAACAGCTCTCTATTTTAATGCAAATTAGACGGAGGCCATAAAGCGACGTCCGAAACAGAGTCTACGGCTATACatatgaaattttaaaattttagtttATAACTTTAccttcttttcatttcaaactTACAAtagcgatgaagtttgaaaaagaGACGGCTCGAGTTATAAGTAACGTTTTTGCTGCGGTCGCCGTTTAGCATGCCTTATAAACTCGATCGCTATTGCTGAGAAGCGCTGTTTCCTAAGAGAGAACAAAGACCTCTTTTCTGGGTAACCCCAACatgaaatttcagttttttgcagCTTCCCTTAAAATACAACATAGTACTAGCCAACTATAACATttacaaatatttaaaaatttgagTGTCTTCtagtttttccatttttatttagaAGTCAAGTTTGATTAATAGACATTCAAATGGAACAAGTTAAATTTATGAGATGTTCTCGAAAATGCCTTGCATATTGGTAGAGTTTCTTCCATTCTACTGCAGTTTAAACGTTGATATCACGAGGTAAACTAACTTTCATGTTAGATTGGACCAACCTAAAGATGGTCAACCGAGGAGGACACGATGCAACTCTGGCTCAAGCTAGCTGATCGTCTTAAACCACTGTTCGCTTTAAGTACATCTGTCCAAGTTTATATTTTGTCACACGTGCACTTTTTTCATGAACCGTTTTCCACGACTGAAAACTGGGGACGAGGATGGGCCTGGATGACCTAGATAGTGCAAAATTAAGTGTCCCAGCAGTGTTTCTGGGCATAATAGTATAGTTCCAATTTTATATGTCGACGTCTATGGAATAAAGACACAAAATAACAGCGTATTGGTACAGAAGGAGAAGTCATCCCGATTTGATCATACAAGGCGCGCTCATTTTCCATCGGGAAAGCAAGGTGTTATGGGTAAGTTTCTCCACTACGAGCCGCCTTTGCTTCGTTCTTCGAGAATAGTCCACGTTCAATATATTCAAATTCTAAATGACGCccaggctttctggtcattttgcTATGTATTTGCTTTGGTTTTCTGTGTGCTCAGGTCTCTTCTGAGAATTGCGAGACAGTAGAGTCtcgaaaatttgcaattttgtctcTAAAGCCTCGGGATcaagttaaaattttaatatatcgaaagttGGCTATTTGTAAAAGCTGCGGGTATTTTTCATTGCAATGATTTCTTTCAACACAAAGGTTATTCAACAGCACTGGATAGAATTATTGGAAAAAACAGTCACAAATCTagacgaaaacaactcaaccaaAAATTGGACCCAGTCTCGAAAAGACAAAACATTAAGGTGAGTTACTTGAGCTGATCTCTTCATTTTTCGAAATTTGTGCAAATCTTTGATGATTAGAGAGACTTCGTCAGACTTAgacccagttcaaacgtcgaacttttcatgtaccgaactttTACTATTTAGGTCGCTGACTATGATACAAGGTCGACGGTTGATCAGACGTGGAACTTCAATCATTAGTCGCGATCGGACTTGCCTgtgaaaatatattattatgatagtaatttatgcattggGCTCGGCACCGCTTTGCAGTCGAAATTCAGACGACAAATTTGTAGATATTATGTCGGACCAAGAGGGAATAATAATCTAACTGATTTAAGGGAGCGACAGAGATTTCTTTTGTTACCGGTGAGACGCCAGGTCAGGTACAGCGACATTTTGAGCACCAAGTGGTATAACCCATGAACCTacttgcttgaaatttggccaacttcCTGCTAGAGTGTTATTCTGAAAACACATGTCTGCGAATTatactttcttttttcctttttgagaTATACACTAGTATTTTTTCACAGGTATCGGTTTAATGACTTATCCCTCTGATCAATAACTTATCTGCTAAGAACTGAAGAACAAacgcacttgacaaaaatctgagtCAAGCTTTTGTAGCCAAACGCGTCAAGAAGGGAATGCGAATTCGCAGTGCGACTGCTATAACCGGGGCCACCtagacaaaacaacaaaacattcCGGGAAATTTATTCGTCGATCATAATcgaaataaacaacatggatCCAAATCAACCAATTAAACCAGCAAGACGCGGCGTTTTGAACCCGCTGAAAAAAGCAcgtgtttcctgagaggtctgTTCTATTTTTGACTACAGGTCGTGATGTTATCGCAAAGCGCAGCGATGGTAGCGAAGAAATTGCAGGTAGttgacaaaataacagcttggGTCAAACAAACGTGTCTCCTGGGTGTCATATGTACAGTTTTGAATGGAAAAAACATTGTCTGGTGAAACATTTCCGGct
Protein-coding sequences here:
- the LOC140952251 gene encoding neuropeptide FF receptor 2-like, translating into MNYSNFTENNTLERLNSISCRLQIPDNDLTKAWKTVIYCVTILVSLVGNSLVILVVYRKQRMRTTTNFLIANMAGSDLLIAIFVMTPTIRSIYAGDDMLVEGILAQLVCKLVTFLQQASIAVSILSLTAIAFDRFFAIMLPFRKVITFRITMVLISLTWIFGLFYAAPILYTNRIFTTNGSDDGTYCHEVWEPLFNSSKARKDYTFINFGFLYAGPLIVITILYTVIVIELWRGNNIKFRCSVNQQEIEKSNRKVLKMLATVVIIFAIFWFPVYIFQFMFYVRGPDPCLFPGIVRFIGYFLCQATSAVNPVVFAIFCENYREGFKESFRNIKRQSKIFLRCGSNTVPNNRSIEA